The sequence ttttctctcgTTTTCTTTAAATGCCTTAAAAAAtggagtgataatattatccctttttgaagtgaaaagaaggaacaaaatatgatgaaattctcttttgtagaaaacGAGGAAAAATAAGAGGCATTTatagacataaatttttgttatccttccttttgtagaaaatgaacaaaatattgataaatttatcaatcaaagagaacacatccTAATTGAAAAAGACGGGCTGCACAGATGAAAAACACGTGGCACTAACACTAAAAGATTCAATTCTTAAAAAAACACAGAGGGGTAAAACAGTAATTTTTCCGTTTCTTGCAAAAACCATGCATATGACAAAACAAAACATTGCATATTGCACAACAGAGCAATTCATATTATAAAACAAAACTATGCACGACCAGGGCGGATCCAGGaggaaaattatttttgaacGTTCCATACAATTCATTTTTATGTCaaagtagaattttaatggacTTAGAGCACGCACAGTGGGTGACTTGATAGGGGGGACTCGAGTCACCCACCCATCGAGTCACCCCACTGCAGCACCATGCAACTCGAGTGTAATACCttgtttcctcgagctaagtttagaataatttttaacttggaattaagatgattcacgccggattgaggaaaagaatttattttaattccaacaaaaatgatttacaaaagcatttgtaaattagttattaaatttatatgcattgcatatttatttaattaagcattcaagcatttatccgagctatttatttagcaaAGCCTGACGAATATTACAGTCCTGATTTTTAATCTGGAGATATTTTTCCTGATATTTTCTTTCTCGCTCAACCTCAGCCGCCTCActgttctctctctcctcaaatACACCTCCACCGCCATCACCCAATTTACTCTCCCTCTCAATTcactcacttctctctctctcgttccaaCACCCGAAGAGAACTTCAAGTTAAACAGCAACCATAGCTCTCGATTCATACAGCAGCCCAGCAAATTCAAGCCAAGGTTTCATCTATGAACTCCATTGCCATTTTATTCTTACTCATGATCGAACAAATGATTTCAAAAACACATGTGCATACTCTGTTATGTTTATATGCTTGCATTAGAACTTGTCTGTGTTAAAAGAATAGGAAGAAAGGTAGAATTTTTGAGTTGGTGTTGGCTGTGTTGGGTCTGAGGAGCCGAGTCGGAGGGGATTGTTGCTGTCGGCGGCGACCTCGTCGTTTGTCGTCGGAGTGAGAGAGAATCAGGGGTAAAGAGAGGGAAGGAGATTGGTGGCTGAATTGGGGATCTAAGGCTCGGCGGAGGCGTGGCCTGTGGGTCGCATTTCCGTCAGATTTGGAGGAGAGGAGAGTGAGGGTAGCGGCCGTGGCTTGCTGCGGTCGTCGGAAACAGAGGGAGGTGACGGCGCTTTGCCGTTGCCAAGGCGGCCCTCTCTGCCGTGTTCCCAGAGCTACCCCCAGCTCTGGCAATCTTCTCTGCTGGCCCGCCTTGCACACTTTGAGCTCGCTTAGATCCGGCTTGGGATGTTAAGCTACGAACGAAGCATTCCTTAGAGGTGATCTGGTTCCCAACAACTTCCCCAACGCGATCGCTTTCTAGCgggaatttcattttcagaTGGTACATGGACACTACAGCTTGGAAAGCATTCAGCGCTGGCCTTCCTATAATGATGTTATAGCTTGGTTTGGGAAAGTCCACCACCAAAAACTTGAGAATCCGGGTGCGTGAAGCTCCCTTCTTTCCCCACGTCATCGGTAGTTCGAGAGACCCCAACGGTGTAATAGATTCTCCCGTGAAGCCATACAATGGATTACCCGGTGGTTTCAAAGTGGCATTTAAGGCCATGGCTATCAAACAATCTTTGTAAATTATGTTAACGGCACTTCCCGAATCCACGAATATGCGGTGAACCATGCAGTTTGCCACATTTGTGGAGAAAACTAAGGCATTATCGTGTGGGTGGATGAGCCCAGCATGATCCTCTGGCCCGAAAGAAATGCTTGGTTCCTTCGCCGCGCTGCGCACAGTCATGACAAGGCTCGGATAAGTTCCAGCTTTGCACGAGCGGATAGTCTGCTTTCTTTCTCTATTGGATATAGGTCCATTTTCCTCTCCGATTATCATATGTACTTGTCTTTTTTCTTCTCGAGGTGGGGCTGCAGCCTTGCGATCTCCTCCTTGGTTCCCTTGTTCTCTCCCAATCCTGGGATTATAATTGTTGTCCTGCTGACAGGGAGGTGGCGTTTGTTTCACAAATTGATCCAGCCTTCCCTGTCTCACCAAGAGTTCCAACTGGTGGCGaagatgtccacaatatttTGTAGGATGCCCGTAGTGATTGTGGTATTGGCAGAGCAAACCATTCGACCCAGGCCTGGGGGCCCCTGCTGCAAAATCTCGCAGAGCTCTAAACCATGGATTGTTCTTAATCAAGTGGAAAATCTTTTCCTGGGGCTTGTTCAGTGGGGTTTGGTCAGTGAGTCGATTAACGTTGTGTACTCTTTTGAACCCTTGCTCATTCCGGGCAGGTTGGTATGCTGGCTGCGCTTTTCCATGCAGCACTCGGGAGGGCAGCCCTCTGTATGGTGCTTTTCTCTGGTAGCGAGTATCCACTTGCTCAGGTCTGTTCTCCGTTTTCTTGGACTTATTACTATCATACTCCGGTTTTCGAGCAGCCCTGGCTTCTTCCAACTGTATGTATCCCAGGAGTCGAGCTAGGATGTCATCGAAATCCCGTAGTTGCTTTACTTGTAAATTATCAAAGAAAGCGTCGGGCCTCAGACCTCGGACAAAGGCATACCCCTTGATCTGCGATTCAGCCTTTGGCACTTCCAGAGAGACCTTAGTGAAATAAGCAGCAAATTCCTTTAAAGTTTCATTGGGTTCTTGTTTCAGATCTATCAATGACATCGCAGTCTTCACAGCACGCTTAGAACTTGCGAACTGACATATGAAGGCATCATGAACTTTTTTAAAAGAGTGAATTGAATTAGGTTCCAAAGCCCGGAACCACTGTTGGGCCATCCCAGTTAGTGTGGTAGAAAAAATTCTACATTTAATCCCTTCAGTATATTGGTGTAGCGTGATCATGGTTTCAAATTTGGCCATGTGCACCTCTGGGTCATCTGACCCATCGCATTCCATTTTAGTGGGTTTGTAGTGGCGAGGCAAAGGGTCCACCAAAATGTCCTCCGAAAAAGGACTTGATCATGCCCTGGAGGCAATCTCCAGATAGAGTGGACGGTGACACCTTTCTCCTTTTCCTTCAGTCGGAAGCTGTTGAGTAACATTTCTCCGCTTGCTCCCGTTGGTTCTGCTAGCatatctctttctttctcgtaAGCGAGTATGTCGCTCTCAGTGACCTTCATCCCTGGAATGAGTGGAATCCTCATATTGTCCTCTCTTTCGTGTAGCAGTCTTGCTTTTTTCCCTCTCCTTCTCCCCAATTACCCCTTCCAATTCCTGGAGATGCCGCTGCATAGCTGAGACCCGTTCTTGTAACTGCACTGGATCTTCCAGAACTGGCTCTTGCCCTCGACGCTCTGTAACCGGTCTGGTCTGACTGGAAGTGTCCTCAATATCCTCAATGCGATCCATGTCTCCCGAGAACAAAGGTCCCAGTTGGCGTGCATCCCTTGCTCTGTCAGCCTGATTGCTCGAGTCTCCTCTAGGGGAATGGCGACGGTGCTCTTCAGTACAGCTGGGGGGTTTTTAGTTGGCAATCCCTCCGGGGCGATCTGAGACGGCAATGAAAGTCCTGAAGTTCCTAACCCTGCAATCACTAGTAAGCCCAAATTCAATGATGGAGCGGAAGTTCCCAAAACTTTCCTCATACAGGCATAACTTAGAAAAGATAGCATCTTCTCGGTCATAGTAACGTTGACCAATCCCATTCCCTGTGTAGATGATCCCTGGGCGGCCGGAGTTGCTTGTGGCCCTGAAAACACCGGCCTGAGGGGGCCAGTGGGTGTAACATTACCAACACATATTCCCTCATTGGTCACAGTAGCAGCAGTAGCAGGACCCCTGCCTTCCCCTGTGAATTCTCCCATTAGATTCTTGGCGATAGTATCTTCCATAACCTGCAAAAGAATTGTTATAATCACAAAGATATTGTAACACAAATTCTCGAGTAGTAAGTATTCCATTCGCAGAGATGATAATCCATAAGTTTTCATGAGGAATTTTTGTGAGAAAACCAGCTCCCACGCAATATAAAAGTCATGCTAGAAATTTTCCCAAGAAATCTGATAAATCGGACGGATCTCTGTCGCAAATAAAACGACAGGAAATCGAATCACCTGTAATCATTagattcacaaacaaaaaattcccCACGCCACACAGGACATGAACCGCACAAATcttatgttggatttgtatactgaaagcaagaaccttttatgcttgtatacaatgattcatatgttcactgttttaatctcctatctgattgtgttcatgattgcatatgtatgttctctatctctatataagtagattatatggtgtgttgtagatcacagaagaccatataattggaataaccttaagagatataaaatgatcacagccgagatgactttaggatgagtcatcggtttaggctgcggtatagatggaagtagtttgtcttgactacttgtttatactggtacgtcataacgtattgataggaccacagtgagatgtattcttttatctgacttaagtgaagaatcaagatctcggtgacttaataaaatcttaatattaataagatttcagatatatatgttaattcgtgtatcactttgacttactatgagtgagagttatatagtaacttgagtgctctgtatcttgggtgatagcggttaatatatgatatttgattatctgtattagtacccatatccgatataggataatgacatccccttaaggagctcaattaggtttattgcgctaaaccctgcaggttgattaagttcaggcgcaataataaagtttgagtggtactgcttaaggattacaaagagattaattagtttaagctgtcagagctctaattaattaatggatgtcagatattttaaatacggaggtttaataagtctaaatacaagccccgactcatatCATATTCGAATATTAATTCTTAATCCCAGAACATACATATCTAAAAaatgatgttgaattaatttgATGAGTCACATAACTTTTATTCCTTTCCTAATATGTGTGGAATATActgctgaaataagattttattaaaaagaaaagaaacaacaacggagaaccaaaaacccttgaaagcacaaggctgcagactaagggccgagcctcgttaaaacctcataacagatgaggaaaaagagtactcgtcaaggaccaaggttgacagagctgagttaggaggtctcaaggattccggccgaaccattacccttaggccTCCCGGCTCGCAACCGAtccaaacaaaagaaaagaagacCCAAAAATCAAGTGAAacgagtaaaatagggaatagaaacatcctccttgacaaaatcatgtaaaccagcaatggcatgaggccaaaaaccctcctccgaagcttgagaagccaaaaaatccgccgatctgttgccctcacgaaaaatgtgagaaatgcgccacgtgaaagtatggagtttggagagagcaagctgccacctaggcttgaatctccaaggaaccgtcTCAGAGAGCGACTGAAGAAGCTGAACCACGTAAGTAGAATCCGACtcaaaccaaactctctccCATTTGGCACGATGCGCAGATTCAATCGCAATAATAATAGCTAAAAGTTCTGCTTCGAACGCAACCCCCTGGCCGCCTGAGAAATGATAACAACCAAGAACGTCATTGAAGGCATTCCTAAAGACGCCCCCCGCATGAATCCTCCCTTCACGGACCGAGCCatcagtattaactttaatccaagacggcgggggaaggtgccaagcaacgtaaataaaggagaaaggcttccttggttgtccagcgatggaaagattcttaagaatgagaagatcGGAAACCGAGTTGTCCATAGAGCCAAGGACGAAATTGTTGGCAGATTCACAAAGAAAAACCCGGACCTGCTTGAGAATCAAGTGGCGCGAAGGTGctaaatttttatgtatgaCGTTGTTGCGGTGAGACCAGAGACTCCAGAGGAGAGAGACCACCCCAACTTTCCACAAATTGCCCACTTGTTTGCTATTTTTCTGGTGGATAGAGAAGCGAATCATGCTGCCCACGTCCAACGGCAAAGTTtgctcaatcaaaaaccaacgaAGGACATCCGCCCAAATAGAAGCCGAGAAGGAGCAGTTCAACAGAACGTGATCCATCGTCTCTTCCGCTGCCAAGCATAAAGGGCAACGGTTAGGCCCCTGAAAACCAAGGAGGCGATTCATATCAAAGGTAGGGAGCTTGCCAACAATCGTGCGCCAGACAAAGAGAGATCGCCGAGCGGGGATAAAAGGGGCCCAAATCCAGGAACCCCAGTCGACCTTAGGGAACTGTGGTCGTAAGTGACCAAAGGCCGAAGTAGCAGTAATGTTCCCGAAACCCGAGTGTATCCAGGATCTGTCGTCCGCCAATCCAGGAATGGGGGTAGATATGATGTCGAGAGCAATGCGTGGGAAAGACTGAATAAAACTAGAAGTGAGGTGCCACTTATTATCAAAGTAGAAGTCTGAAATCTTCTGAGAGAAATAGGTTGTCATGAACTCCGGAATATGAAGTTTGTCGATCAGCCGATACCCGAGCCAATTATCTCTCCAAAAATAAATTGTATCTCCAGTACCAATCGTGCAGAAGGTATCCGAAACAATCTCCCGAATCGTCCTTCTAACACCAGTCCAAATCGATGAACTCGCCCATTGGGAAGCCCAATCCATGGTCTGAGTGAGATATTTCTGACGAAGCAGTCGATAGCCGAAGCTGTTCATGTTTATAATATACCAACCCAGCCGAAACATGAAACTATTATTGATGTCAGAGAAAGATTTGACTCCAATGCCGCCATGTTCCTTCAGAGCACGAGCTCTGATCCAACTCACAGAAAAAGAAGGTTTCTTCAGAGTACTCCCAGTCCAGATGAACGATCTACAAGCTCTGTCAAGAGCATGCAGAAGTTTCGCTGGCCATTTATAAACAAGCATGCTATGTACCGCAGCACTGTTGATAACAGAAGAAACTAAGCAGATCCTGCCCGCCATAGAAAGTTGACCACCTTGCCACCTAGGAAAATGAGCAAGAATCCGATCATAGATAGGTCGAAGTTTAGCAGCAGAAGCTCGACCCGAGAAAATAGGCACTCCCAAGTAAGTGAAAGGCATGGAGCCAATGTTGAAGTCCAAAATCCGTTGAAGCCGAGAGCGTCGCCCAGGAGACACCCCTTTTCCGAAGTAAAGAGTAGACTTTTGCTTGTTGCAATATTGACCAGAGACCGTGGCATAGAGCTGAATAATCGAGTCAATCATAATGCAATTACGCTTGGAGGCCTGACAGAACAGGAGCACATCATCAGCGTAAAGCAGATGAGAAGGGAATCTCAAAGATCTCGAGAAACGCATGCCGTCAATTAAACCCCGATTACCAGCATCCAGAAAAATACGGCTAAGAACATCTTCCGCCAAGGCAAAAAGAATGGGAGACAAAGGATCTCCTTGTCTTACTCCCCGACCGCATTCGAAATATCCATAGAGAGCACCGTTGAACCGAATAGAGATGCGAGCCGAGCTGAGAATAGTTTTGATCCAAGAGCAAAAAATATTGGGGAAGCCAAACTGTTGAAGCACGAACAGAAGAAAATCCCATCTAAGCGTATCAAAGGCCTTATGAATGTCGACTTTAAGAGCCATGTTTTTGCCGTGTAAAGACCTCTCCATGCAGTTCGCCCCTTCTGAGGCAAGAGTGATACACTCATGAATAGAACGTCCCAAAATAAACCCAAATTGATTTTTGGAGACGATGTTGGCGGCAGTAGCATTCAACCGGATTGCCAGAATCTTGGCAATAACTTTGTAAAAGAAATTGCCAAGAACGATGGGCCGATAATCAGATATAACCTTGGCATTAACTTTCTTGGGAAGAAGGCTCAGAGTATTGGAATTGAGACCCGAAGGGAGATAATGATGAGTGAAGAATCTTCTGATTGCGGAAGTGAAATCATGCTCAATAATTTCCCAAGCGGAACGATAGAAAGTACCTCCAAAGCCATCCGGGCCGGGAGCGCTATCTTTGTCCATAGCAAAGACCACCGCTTTGATCTCTGTCACAGTCGGACAAGTAACCAAAGCCGATTTCTGATCCAAATTGAGGCTACTGGTGATATAATTACTAATCCACGAAAGATCGCCCCCAGGATTGAAATTCGCCGCAAAAAGAGATTTATAAAAGTTTTCCACATGAGACGCCAAAATGTTATGATCTTCAACCAGGACGTCGTTAATCTCAAGATGCTTGATAGTATGGCTAGCGCGCTTCATTCTCACCATGTTATGATAAAACTGAGTATTTCGATCTCCATCCTGGAGCCATCGAATTCTACTTTTCTGGCGAAGTAGGTCCTCTTGCCGAGAGAGCATGACCGAGATAGAGGCTTCAAGCTCAACTTCTTGATCAAAGAGCGCCTCAGAATAGCCAACATTATCGATATTTGCCTGAAGAGAAGAGAGCTTATTATAGAGCTCCTCAAGCGAAGTGTTGAAGTTCCCAAAAGTGGATTTATTCCAAATTTTGAGCTCCTTCCTCAAACGTTTCAACTTGTGCATCATACGCACCATGGGGCAGTTCGAATCAACAACAGGAGCCCAAGAACGCTGAACCATTGGAATAAAATCAGAGTGAGAACTCCACATGTTCAGGAAACGAAAAGGACGGGCGCCAGAGGTATTAGGAGGAGTGGAACATTTAAACAAAATAGGAGCATGGTCAGAGCCAAGACGAGGCAAAACCCGGCTCTCAGTAGAGTGCCATTGCGCAGCAAAATCCTCTGAGAAAAGAGTGCGGTCCAGGACAGACTCAGTAGTCATAGGAAATTTACGCCTGTCTGTCCAAGTAAAAAAAGGCCCAGAGGTGGGAGCTTGAATGAGAGTATGACGATCAATGAAAGCTTGAAAATCTCTACATGAAACACGGCTGGGAAACCGGCGTCCACGCCGCTCATGAGCTCCAAGCACAGCATTAAAGTCCCCAAGAATAACCATTTGAGGGACCATACAAGAAGAGATATCATCCCAAAGAATCCTGCGAGTGATATAATTACAACTTCCGTGAACAATAGCCACTCTGAAAGAATAGCTAGAAAACAAGATGTCAAAAATAACCATCTGCTCCGTGGACATAATCAACGAGCAGGTAACCCCGTTGGCGATGAGAATCCAGATGTTGGAAGCATGAGGGGCGCGATCATTTTGATGGAAAGGAGTCAAATTGATAGAGTTCCAGAAGGAGGCCGGAATATGAAGAAAGTtagtcttaggctcaataatgccTAGAATAATAGGATGATGAACATGACAGTAATTGTGAAGCAAATTACGTGCTGTGTCCGTCATACCACGAATATTCCAAGAGAGAATATTCATTGAGAAAGGTGGATATTTTCGTCCTCCTCTTGAGGATCGTAATCATCATCCACCAAATCACCCCATTTCCGTGAAGAAGCGGCGTCCATACTTTTACCAGCAGCAGAAGAAGTTTGAGAGATAAGAAACTCTGAAATTTGGACGCCTTTATCCACCGCTTCCTTAACCAAAGAGTTAAACTCTGTCGTGGTCCCCTGAAGTTGTCCTACCTGATCCCCAATAGTATCGGCCTGATTTATTAGTATCATCTTCGGATATTATAAGTGGGGTGTTCGAATAAGGAACGGGTCTGCACGCAGCTGCAAGCAAATCAGGTCCGGACAAACCTTCTTTACTCTGGGGCAAATTCTGTGCCCCATCTGTCTGACGAAACTCCTCAGCGGGAGTGTGATTAATATGCTCCGGAGCGCTGATAATGGAAGTCCTCTCCTTCTCAATAAGAGGCTCCTGGTTGACGTCCTCATCTCCGGAAGGTTCTTGAGATAAAGCATCGAAAGAATTACCGATAGgaatctctttatttttctgCCATTCTTTCCCCATAGTTTTGTTGTGAATGGTTTTGAGAGAAGGTTGATCCGAGCTTGTGGGATTCGTGATGTCAGTGTTGTTGTCCTACTGTTTCTTGCGGCGGCATTGAGCAATGTTATGACCTGCAAGTCTGCAAAAGCCACAAAAATGCGGCAAATTTTCATATACGAATTCAACCTCGAACGAGCGCGTCCCCTTATCCACCGTGAGAGTTTCGGGAATAGGCTTAGAGACATCCATGTCAACAAGAACACGAGCAAAGTGACCCACTTGCCCAGAGAACGCAAAACCATCAAGTTTAATAGGAAGACCGACAAATCTGGCGATGCCGATAATCACTTCCGGATGCCAGTATTCGTGAGGAAGATAATAGATTCTTAGCCAGACTTGGGAGAGAGCAGATGATTCTTTGTATGGGTCAAAATCCGGAACCCATTCCCTGATTCGAATAATACCTTTGCTCAATTTCCAAGTAGCCCTAGATTTTGCCGTAGCAAGCTCATATTCATTCGCGAAAATTATCGAAAAGAAACCTTTTCCAAGTGGCACCACACGGATGGCATCCGAGGTTTTCCATAAAGCCATGAGTTCTTGTTTAATGTCAGAAGCAAATCTGGGGGCGTCTCCCTTATTCAGCAAAAGCCTGGCGTGAATAGCGAACTCAAACTCCTTGAGTTTACTTTGATACAGGGATTCTGGAATCCGAAGAATAGATTTGTTGCCAATGTTTACAGGGTGAAGAGCGTTGTAGTCCTGGGCGAAAACATCTGCTGGTTTGGGGACTGATCGCTGGACCGTTCGCGCAAAAGAGAGTTTGTTCCTTTTCGCCTCAGTGCTAGGGCTAGATATTCCATGCAGCGTCGATTTGACAAGAGCTTCGGAATGACTCTTGCTGTTCTCAAAAGCGGGTTTGAGAGTGGAACTCGAGGGAACCTCCGAGGGAACCTCCGAGGGCCGAGTTTGGTTCTTACCGGAAGAAGCAGGCAAAGGCCTTACAAAGTTGTTGGAGATTGGAGGAAAATCTAAAGTCATGGAAGCAGGCGGGGTAGGGTTGCTCATGTCATCCAAAGGAAATCTTACTTGGGCGACAGCAGAATTCAAACACGAAAAATAAAAACAGCAAATGCTCGATTTATCCGAATAGAGCACGATGAATGAACCAGATCGAGCAAAATCGAGCCAAACAAACaacgaaaaaaaagaagaaggaaaacaaaCTGAATAAACGATGCAcctcaacaaaaaataaaagactTTTCAAGCTTACAAGGGTTTTCGATCGGGGAGAGAGGACGAGAACCGCATCATCCGTACCGGAGGATTGACGGAGGCTGCGGAGGACGTCCAGACGCCGCGTCGTTGTTCTCGATGGACTGCTGGGTCCGCCGCTGTGGTCCGGCGAAGCCGCACCAGACCAGCAGGGGGTCGAGGTGCAGCAGGCGCACAGTGGTCGATCGACGTCAAACGGCTGGAGGCTGCGGTGGGGAGCGCACCAGTCCGGCCGTGAGTggagagtgaagccgagagcaGCGGCGCTCAGCTCACGATCGGACGCCGTGTCGTCTGGAGCGGAGTGGAGGAGCGCACCAGTCCGGTCTTGAGTGGAGAGCGGAGTCGAGAGCAGCGGCGCTGTGTGGAGGGGCGGAGTCGAGAGCAGCGGCGCACCACTCACGATCTAGAGCAGCGGCGCTGCGTGGAGGGGCGGAGTCGACTCCTGTGTGGAGAGCTAGAGTCGGGAGCAGCGGCCTTGAGTGGAGAGCGGATTCTGGAGCAGCGGCGCCCCACTCACGATCGGAGCAAGTCAACGGCGGCGGCAGCTGAGGGGCCGAACGCCGTGTGGCGGTGGGGACGGTCCGGACGCCGGCAGATGGGAAACGGAGGGCGTAAAGGTCAAGCCCGTGGGCTGCGCATGCTCTCTCAAAGTGGGTCAGCTCAATATATGTGTGGAATATACACTTAATAATAAATCAATGAAGTGgacaatttaaaataatgatAGTATAATGAATACGTTACAAGGTATTCTCAAGGTATTCACAATGTATTCTCAAGGTACACTAAAAAATCAAAGTGGAAGGATTAATATCACACGAATACCGCTGGAAATGATGTAAATACCACCGACAAAACTGAAAATACCACCGGAAAACTTAAAATACTGCTGACAAAATTAAAATACCACCGAAAAAACTTAAAATACGGTCGATAAACTTTAAATACCACCGGTCGATATTCTCAAATAGTCTGACGGTATAATCAAACATCACGacaatattttcatttttcaacggCGGTATTCGAATTATTTCCGACGGTATTCTCTTTTTCGTATGACAGTTGgtaggaaaataactaaaattgaCTAAACTAATAATACCTCTTGCAGTGCATTCATGACGGAAATGGAGAGGCGTGAGAGAAGTTGACGAGAATTCACGCGGTAGAAAGCCGAGAGATTCCCGCCGGTAGAAAGCGAGAGGGAGACGGAGGAAATCTCACCGGTAGAGAGCCGAGACAGAGACAGAGAATGTCAAGTGGAAAATGGAGACGGCGAGAGAGAGGCTGAGTTCGTCGGTAGAAAGCCGAGAGAGAGACGAAGGGAATCTCACCGATAGAGTGCCGAGAAGGAGATGACGACAGCCTGAGCTCAATGGAGAGGGAGACGGCGAGAGCCGGAGTTCAGCGGAGAGGGAGACGGACGACGATGGCGAGGCGAGGGGAGACGAAGACGGCGAGCGGAAGTTCAGTGGAGAGGATATGTAAACCCTACTTTAGCTGcggcaatatttttttttttaaatacctGATGGTATTTTGAACTAAAGTACACAAATCTTGgtgtctttttttattttaatgccCGATAGGTAAGAAGGAATAAATTCACTCAAAAGCATGTCATACACACACCCACTTTTCAGACAGTGTCAGCATGCTAGTTtcgaaaataatactccctccgtccacgaaagaacttcctatctttcctttttgggacgtccacaaaagaacttcctacctatttttggactataccccaccacatataatcctcttacttttcacttttcacaactctcaatattaattataacacattttcatcactcccaatacactcaactaccttttatccactctcaatacactcaacaatatttttttcttaaaacccgtgtcactccctcctaggaagttctttcatggactccctcctaggaagttctttcatggacggagggagtactataaaaTTGAAATGGGTATGAAGTATAGGTTTTGAAAAAGTGGGTATATTTTATAGATAGGTTTAGAAAAGTGGGAAGTTTAATATATTgtcactattagtgccaaaagtgccaacgaaaatccaaaataaaaccaagtaaaatggtctttttggcacttatggcactaatacgtgcaacagaaacaacaataatagaatcaaaaaatcataaatggataatctaaatactaaatggataatctaaaccctaaatcgaacatctaaaccctaaatggataatctaaaccctaaatggaacatctaaaccctaaatgaaacatttaaaTCCTgtggggaagtgtttaaaatagTCCTTTTG comes from Salvia miltiorrhiza cultivar Shanhuang (shh) chromosome 3, IMPLAD_Smil_shh, whole genome shotgun sequence and encodes:
- the LOC131018800 gene encoding uncharacterized protein LOC131018800 — translated: MTDTARNLLHNYCHVHHPIILGIIEPKTNFLHIPASFWNSINLTPFHQNDRAPHASNIWILIANGVTCSLIMSTEQMVIFDILFSSYSFRVAIVHGSCNYITRRILWDDISSCMVPQMVILGDFNAVLGAHERRGRRFPSRVSCRDFQAFIDRHTLIQAPTSGPFFTWTDRRKFPMTTESVLDRTLFSEDFAAQWHSTESRVLPRLGSDHAPILFKCSTPPNTSGARPFRFLNMWSSHSDFIPMVQRSWAPVVDSNCPMVRMMHKLKRLRKELKIWNKSTFGNFNTSLEELYNKLSSLQANIDNVGYSEALFDQEVELEASISVMLSRQEDLLRQKSRIRWLQDGDRNTQFYHNMVRMKRASHTIKHLEINDVLVEDHNILASHVENFYKSLFAANFNPGGDLSWISNYITSSLNLDQKSALVTCPTVTEIKAVVFAMDKDSAPGPDGFGGTFYRSAWEIIEHDFTSAIRRFFTHHYLPSGLNSNTLSLLPKKVNAKVISDYRPIVLGNFFYKVIAKILAIRLNATAANIVSKNQFGFILGRSIHECITLASEGANCMERSLHGKNMALKVDIHKAFDTLRWDFLLFVLQQFGFPNIFCSWIKTILSSARISIRFNGALYGYFECGRGVRQGDPLSPILFALAEDVLSRIFLDAGNRGLIDGMRFSRSLRFPSHLLYADDVLLFCQASKRNCIMIDSIIQLYATVSGQYCNKQKSTLYFGKGVSPGRRSRLQRILDFNIGSMPFTYLGVPIFSGRASAAKLRPIYDRILAHFPRWQGGQLSMAGRICLVSSVINSAAVHSMLVYKWPAKLLHALDRACRSFIWTGSTLKKPSFSVSWIRARALKEHGGIGVKSFSDINNSFMFRLGWYIINMNSFGYRLLRQKYLTQTMDWASQWASSSIWTGVRRTIREIVSDTFCTIGTGDTIYFWRDNWLGYRLIDKLHIPEFMTTYFSQKISDFYFDNKWHLTSSFIQSFPRIALDIISTPIPGLADDRSWIHSGFGNITATSAFGHLRPQFPKVDWGSWIWAPFIPARRSLFVWRTIVGKLPTFDMNRLLGFQGPNRCPLCLAAEETMDHVLLNCSFSASIWADVLRWFLIEQTLPLDVGSMIRFSIHQKNSKQVGNLWKVGVVSLLWSGQGVAFEAELLAIIIAIESAHRAKWERVWFESDSTYVVQLLQSLSETVMEDTIAKNLMGEFTGEGRGPATAATVTNEGICVGNVTPTGPLRPVFSGPQATPAAQGSSTQGMGLVNVTMTEKMLSFLSYACMRKVLGTSAPSLNLGLLVIAGLGTSGLSLPSQIAPEGLPTKNPPAVLKSTVAIPLEETRAIRLTEQGMHANWDLCSRETWIALRILRTLPVRPDRLQSVEGKSQFWKIQCSYKNGSQLCSGISRNWKG